TGGAGCACAGAGCTCATATTGGTGGATCGCTGTATTCTTTTACGAGGCACAAAGCTGTGGGCTGTGTTACCAGGACACATGAGCCATCCCAACACTCTCTGGTGGTTTTTTACAATCTCGGACCTGAGGAGGGAGAGGCTTTTTCCCGAAAAGAAATCCGTGCACTTAAAATAGCCACAGCCCAAAGTGTGACAGGGAGCGTATTGATGAGAAATGGCCTCATGTAGCAGCAGTGCCACATTGTCATTTTCGGGTGAAATCTACAATAGACGTCGTTGGAGCTGTCTGAGACGACCCTGAACGCTTTATTGTGCTCCCCCGACTTGTCTTTGAACTTCTTAAGTGCTTCATGAATGCAAATCAAAACCCCTTCTGCTTATCATGTTGTCTTACATGGGGAAATTCACCGTGACTGCCAGCGTGGGAGATAGCTGTGGCGAGGGCCAATACAATCCCTGGGCCCAGGCCATGGTGGTTTACTCGAGGGGTTGCATGAAGCTGCTATCTACTGAGATGAAATcatacaaaacaaccacaacaacaaagcTGTATtgaattaaaagaaatacaaaatcatGAAACGGTCTGTGCATCCCTCTTCCAACAGATAACAAGGAGCTGCAGGGcattttggggggaaaagaAGGAATCCCACTGAAGAAGGCAGGCAACAAACATTAGAAAGCTTCGTGCTTTACTCAATGAATAATTGACTGGGTCCATTCCCTTCACTCAGACGGAGGGAGACGTGGCTAATGAAGGCAAAGGTTGTAGCCTTGCAGCATTTTAAAAGATGCTACCTTTGCTTCTGTTCTCCTCAGAGACGAGGCATGATGGGATTTGGCGAGTGGGGGGGATGGCGGCGATCCTGTAATGTAGCCTGTTGTGTGAGTCGTCTCTTGTTCTTCCTGGAAACACAGGAACTGGGGATGATGGAGGACAGACTTAAGAGGACTTGGCACCGACATCAGCTAATCGGCAGCTAATGTCAGCGAGTGcagtgtttaaaaaatgtctcagaAATAGACCATTCAGCACAAGTCAACGGAATAATTGGCAGAAGCAGGCAGGTTTATTCGAGAATGACAGGACAATTAGAGCGAGTGACTGAGCAGCGCAGCTCTCGCGGCTGCCATTCATCTGTGAACGTTTATGGAAAGCCCTACACCGTGCAAGTTCGCCTGACAAGAGCCAATTCTGGAAACACCATGACATCCgacagcagaggcagcagcagctcatgtGGGGCCCCTCAGGAcacccccagcccccccagccccccttCTTCACAACCCGGGGCCTAACAGCATTTAGAGGAGCTGGAAATATCGAGATATGTCCCACATGTGTTAGATTCGGCTAATTAGATCGGATCTGTGATTCCCTTAAGGCTCCTGGTGCTGTAGTATTTTAAAACCGTGCTGTAAACCATAACTGTTAATTAATAGAGCTGTTAATTACAGTGCAAAGTCTGCAACCTGCTTCAGTATTTACCTTTTCCGCtgttttaataacaataacaacaacaacaataatgcaACTgagcctccatctagttttgaaaaggctgggggaaaaaagagcaACCAAATCAACCGTCTCATCACGGAGCCACACCCCCTGCAGGCTGGATGAGTGTAATAATGAAATGAGAACAACAAGCAGCCACcttgaagcagcaggagaaaaaaagccccaaaaataATTTCATGATTAAAACATCAGGCCCTTTTGTTTTTGATAGAAACAAATACGTGCAACAACTTCAGGGCCGCGTCTTGTCTGAGCAGCGCTTCTTTCTCATATCAGCGTTGTGATTGGAGGAGCCCGGGGGTTGCCTCATTGATTAGCACACTAAGACACCATCATTGATTTGAACCTTATCTCGCCGAAATAGCCCCCGAAACAATCATGGCTCCCTGTTTGCACTATAAAAGGTTTCTTGCAGCATCAAAGGACCGGGGAGATGTTCATTGAAAAgtaaaaggagaaaatgaaaatgagcgTGGCACTGTGTCCTGCTCGCTCTCTGCCTAATGAAGAGGtgagctcctcttcttcagaggGAagccatgatgatgatgatgttctcTTTGAAACGCGGTTTAGTCAGTTAGAGCGTTTTCCTTTGGATTGTGCACTTTCTCTCTCAGTTAATTATTCCGGCAAGGCCTAGCCATTAGGCAGGTTTCCATTACTCGGCCAGTTCAAGGCTACTAACTGATAGTGTTAACTCAATAATGTGCTATTTATGAGGCTGAAAGGAttatgagaggggggggggggatatgaaAAACACTGAAGGCTACGGAAGGTTTCCATGAGCCAAAGCAGCTAATCATCTCCTCGGCCGTGGTTGGTTCTGCTGCATCTCACATCGAGGCCGAAACCCAaagaccccctccccccccctcattaTGCGTCAGACCACTGGTTCCGGCTGTTGAATCTTCATTATCTGATCCCGGTCAGACCTTCTGAGCCTGAAATCTTCTTTTGCAAATCAGCGAGACTTGTCAGAGATGATGACTCAGTTTCAGAATTGAAATAGATGACACCCTTCCCCGTCTCGAACAACCGACTGAACCCTGCCTCGTTTCCAGGCTCCACGTCGAGTGGCTGCTCGCTGAGAGCAGCTCTGAATGGACGTCGTGTTCATGTATCAAATGGTGCCCTCCAACAAACTCCTTTATCCTGCATTGAGGCAAAAGGCTGCGTGGTTCATCatcattgctgctgctgctttgtacAGTTGTTTTCGAGCAGGAAGATGATTTGAGGAATAATGATGGGCTTTTCTTCACTACCCCCCACTAACAGAAACAGCCCCCTGGccaaaatgaatatatatttagcaGCTTATGATGCCAAACAAGAGCGAACTAAACAGATTTGTTCGTTTTTGGTTGTTTCTCTGTCAATGAGTGAATGATGTTTAATGAAAGCTGTTCATGTGAAAATCCGAACCTGGTTTGAGTCTTTGTCTCACCACATGTATCATCTCCACTGGAGCAGCCATGGACATGGAAATCATCCATTTCTGCTCCTTTTGGCACCAAAGTCTTCCTCAGCCACAGTGACAGCGAGGGAAGGCTCTTTGGCGCCCTCCTCTGCCTCTACAAGGGGACTGCGGCTTAGTACATCGTGTGACTGTGGGCCACGAGAGCCGAGCACTAAATTATCTTGGGAAATGCGACAGACAAAACTTTGAAATTTTGAAATCACGTCGAGCctactgctgctggagaaatcaTAAAATACTGATAGCCTACTTTTAACTGCAGAATAGAAATGTAGAGAAAGATCCTGGGGGGGAAACAGGATCTtctaagaaataaaataaattataagtaATGAAATTTTTACTTCAAAACCCTGGTGGTGACCCATTTTACCACTAATTATACAGTGagtattacatttctttttttaaatatgtttgattcCTTTGCCTcccaaacaataataatttgaaATGTCTTACTTATGAATAAGTCATcatgtcttgatgaccactcaaagctctttatgGTACAATTTTGcaattcactcattcacacacacatagttcacATGAGCAACTAGGGACGTGGGATGGGGCAAACTGGGATCtgaccgccgaccttctggttagtggacgaccaaTAAAGACATTTTTGGACAAAGACATTAACAATAAAAAGCCTGTTTAATTGCAGAATATATTGACAGTACAGTAcagcaataaaaacactgcCATATATGCTCCATTTTACATGACTTACACAGCTGCTGTTCAGCTTATGAAACAAAACAGTAATACGGTACTTGTACAGTAATGAtgaggaacacaacacacacagacgggctCACACAGACAGGTCGCCGTTTTCAGAGAAACGCacaatattataataatcataagaGCAAGAACAAGGACACACAGCGTTCGAACCCGTGACGTCTCGGCCGCTGGGTCTAAAGGGACTGACGGGGCTCAAACTACCGGTCACACAGGGAGCAGAGACGCACagccacacaaaaaaacaacagaagaataaaaaccAAAGAATATGGATTACTTTGTACGTACACAATACATACATGACATCAAAATGAAATGACTTGACATAGTTCGTGGTCACTCATCACGTCAGTCGACTGGCCTTCATTCACCACACGTTACATCCTCCTTGAGCCTCAGTTCATGTATTACAtgagcgctgttgcatgttacTACAAAGCTTCATTTTGTCAATAAGGACACAGCTGCTTCACAGCCCTCCTCTCCTCGAGCTACCGCAGGATCCTGGGGCCCGACCTGTCGTCAGTCACCGTCTTGCGGAGCCTCACTCCCCGGCGTATTGACACCAGCACGTCCAGGTCCTCCTGGGTCACGGAGGACAGATCCTGGGGTGCATGCTGAGCCGCCTCCCCCAGCAGCAAGCTGGGGAAGGGGAACTGACCCTCACCGAGGGCGTGGGCACTCGCTGCCAGCTCCCCAATCTTCTCCACCAGGCTGTGGCGGTTGGCCGCGAGCAGAGGGTCCTCCTCAGCACTGTGGGCGGCCATGCCAGCAGCCTGCTGGGCATAAACAGTcctgtccccccctccccctccgcctcctcctcctcccaagcCCCAAGTTGTGTCAGGGAGGCTCATCCGCTTTGGAGAAGCCCTCATGTAGTCGTTAGCAGATAGGTCATCCCCGTACAGAAACTCCTCGCTGCCCGTACCATGCAGTGACGGGCTTCCATACCCCGGGGAGTCAGGTACTGTGGGGGTTTTAACCGGCACGATGGGGGGCCGAATGGGAATGGGGCCAGATGTGGATGGCGTGCGTCTCACGCCGGTTTTGGAGGATGGTGTCCGGCGAATCGTGGCTGTCCCCGAGGTGATGGCTCCTGAGCTGCTTCCCCCCGCACCGTTGGGAGTCCCCTGCAGGGTCTTACCTGCAGGCAGACCGGCTGTGCTGGCGGGTCTCTTGGTCTGGATCATGCGGCGGTAGCTCTGAGCAATGTTACTGTGGCGTGGGATGGTGGAGGACTTGTCAAAGTCTGCCTGCCCTTCGCTGTCAGCATCCCCATTGAGTGAGTAGCACTCATAATCCGAACCTGGAAGTGAGTGAGTGTCACAGTGATTCATGAGGATCTATTTTTTACACCCAATAATAAAAAGATACTGACACCGACAAGGCTGGGAAGAGTTACTGTGCGGCTGCTTCCTTACAATATAATGTACAGTAAATCAAAATGGCAGAAAAGGCTATTACTACATTAGAAAGCACACAGGGAGGTGTACATGTGAAGGTAAATTGTCATTTGAAAACTAAAGAAAGGTCGCCTGGGTGTTTACCTTGTGAGGGGATGGTGTCCTCGGAGCAGGACGGGGTGTTGGTCTGAGTGCTGTAGCCGCTCGAGTACTGCAGagagtccctgctgctcttctgcTGGTGCTCCATACTCAGGCCTCTGGTCAGGACCATCGCTAGAGTGCTGGCTGCTGGAGAGAGGGGCTCGCCAtgctgaagcacacacacacacacacacatacatggttaCAGATACAGACAGGTAGGAAATACATAAAGATGAGTACATTTACATATCCTCCTCACCACACCACGTTTCCCAGGGCACATCAATTTATATACtgacatttgaatgtttactcccCGGGGGACCTTCTTACCTTGCTCGCTGGGCCAGGTCGGCCTCGGTGTGAATCATCTGGTTGCATCCCAGAATACCCATGTGGACTGGGCGGCGCCTCCAGGTCTCTCATCTTCTCCACAGACTCCCTCCTACGCTGCAGAGTGCTGGCCAGCGACGGCTCGCAGGAACTCAATTTGGCCCAGTCCTGCAGCGGCACATGGAACAATGAGTCGAGGCCTCCAACCGGAGCATGTCCAGCGATTTGCCATCCAACTCTCGTACTGTCGGCTAACACGGACGCTACTGGTTTGGCTCATGAACTGGTTAGATGCTCGGAAAGGTGTGGGCTTATAACAGTGGGCTGGGTAAGTGTTGTTAAATGatagagctgcttcagttcagcACATCTTTGCGAGGAAAGAGGATGAAACCGAGCTTGATGAGCAACAGCAACATGGGTGTTTGTGAGCTTAATCTTCTACGCTGAGTAATGTGCATGAGGGCCATAAAACACAAGCAACACAGTTTTAAAAAGAGTGGAaagaaattaaaagtaaaattgCAAATGAAGACAAACCTTCCAGCTAGGAACCTTTGATGTGGGAGAGGGGGTGTTGGATCCGGGGGAGTGATTAAATGTGGGGGACGCAGGAAGTATGACAGAGAGAGGCCTGATGGTGCCAGTGTGTGAGAAAGCAGGGCGGAAGGTACCGAAGGATGAGCATGAGCCAAACTGCGGAACGGACAGACAAGTGTGAGTCAGGGTGCTCAACATCCAGGAACAGGTCCAGGACCAGCCGAACTGCGGCTGTCAAGTACAGAATCAAGTGGAGCCCACGGGGTCTCTTCAAACTACACAACACTGGGTGAAATGCACCGTACAACTCGGCTAATGTTTCCAATAGAGCAAGTGGGGTTGATGAGATACATGCAGCACTAACCGCCGTAGGAGAGCTGCACTCGCTGACAGACTGGCAGGTTTCTGAAGCCTCAGAGGAGGCTGAGCTTGTTGATTTCTGGGAAACGGGAGATGGAGGAAAAACAGTGGAGGGGGAAGAGgaaatggagaaagagagagagagagagagagagagaggtgtgtgtgtgagatgagagATGCAGAGGAACGGGTTGAGTCGGGGTGTtgctgatttgttttttctctctctctccctctccctctctctctctgaggggATCTATAAGCACGTAGCCCAGGTCCAAAATAAAGCAGCGTTtttagattgtgtgttttcccGAAAAAGAACACTGCGTCAGTTGGAGTGCGCACACTGTAATCTGCTCTGCCCGTGAGAACCTGAGTAACTTTATCAAACCAGTGGGACAGAAATTCCACATCCGCAGCTGATAAGGCTCTATTGCAGCACAACACGGAGGATTCGGTCTGGGTTTGATTCTCCGGCTCTTATTGTAACTGCGGCTTTATCTCAGAAAtgcaaaaaagacacaaatcccCCGTCGGATTGCAGAAgccagatggaaaaaaaaaagggccccgttgttaaaaagattaaaaattaTTGTAAATCTACTTCGACAAGAGAAAGTGGACTTGTTGATGTGTCCTCTTCCCCTTGCAGTTTTTCCCTCAGCAGCTTACACGTCTGCATTTCCAGGTTTCCGATGCGATAAAAAGACCTTATTTCCCCCTGACCAAAGATGAAACTTTAGTATAATGCCAGAGACGGTTACCTGGCTGGTGATATCAGATGGCATGGGCGACGGAGGCTTGGAGTGGGTGTTGGCATCCTGGGAGACAAAGCCAGAGTCGTGGGAGGACACACTGCTGAGCCGATGGGCTCCTGCAGAGGGCATCTGGAGGAGGCTGTTGACAGGAAACCACATCAGTATATACCCCGACATACAGCGTGCGTATAAACAAGAAGGGCTTGTGATCACGATCCCAGCAGCGATTTCCCTTCCCCTTTATCCGTTTCTTATCTGAGGGTTTACGTGTAGGCTGCGGCAGGAGAACAGGAGAAGCCGGATGAAAAATTGATCACAAACGCTGTGAACATGAAGCCGGGGTGATGCGAAGAAATTCTAAATGATGCCATTCTTCTAATTTTGCTGCATCAAAGAGCATTAAAAAGTTATCCCCTCCTTTGATTCGCCTTTCCCCCCCCTGAACTCTAACAGCTATATCTGTGTTTTCCCTAGTCGTGCTCTGTCATCCTTCTCTTTGTCACCcacgcttttcttttttaaatgtgcaacTTGTGCTTTTCACCTCccctctgtgcccccccccactctccacTCTCCCTCTGGAATGCATCTGAAGCTGCCTTTTCTCCTTAATCACTGTCTTCTATAAGATTAAGGAGAATTCCAAATTAGATAAGACAAATGAAATAGGATGAACCTCTCGGACAGAgagcttgtttttcttctatccCACCATCAATacccttccttttttttttggcataTCTCTGTTGTAATGGGAAATAAAGCCTTCCAACATCTTTATCCACAAGTGAATCTTGTTTCCTCACACGCAGATAAAAACCAGTGACCTTCAGTTGCAGCAGTCGAGCGCCCACTCTGAAGTTTCTCCAAGTTCTTTATTCGTTTTTAATCGACTCTCACCTTAAAATGAGTTCACACTAGCTGTGATTTGCAACTTAAAGCTGCATTAAATGAGTGAGTCAAACACCGAACTCTAAAAAAAGGCTGCAGTGGTAATTGGCAGAAATGTCAGGAGGGTTCTCTTACAGCAACACAAAAAGCAAGGCGATGATTTCCGATGACAACATTTGATATTCCTCTCGCTCAATATTgcagattttaaaatgtcttcttgTTTTCTTGGCCTGGAATCTACTTCTGACCcacattttaatgaataaattGCTCAACCGTCGCCTCATAAGGCCTCATCATGAATATGTGGATTCTGGTTCTCGTGCAGGCTCGTGGCTTTCAGGCTGTGATGTTTCACAGCTTTGGATCTAATCTGCCTGTAAGAAGCTTGGGAACTGTAAATCTGCTCCAAGCAAGAGCTGAgaagggggggcgggggagtcGCATCCGCTTGTATTCATGACAgacttttaatatttcattcaaTGCAAATGTGTGAGAAATGACACTGCACACGCTAAACAGAGAGCAAAGGGTGATAAGGTGCGAATATGTGCATGTGTCAGATAGAACATCACCTGCACATGCTGCTCTTCCTGGAGTTAGCGCtgctgggggaggaggggggtgtcTGGTACGACCAGCTGTAGTCTGAGCCTTTCAGGTCCCGGATCACCTGAGACAACAACGTAACCAAACGGTGAGGATACAGTGGCAACAGCAGCCATAGATCTAACTGCTCAAGATACAGAAACACGTGTCATCAAATCGATTATTGTTGTggtaagatttaaaaaaaaaagagatgcaTAGTCACAATAGATTTAAAAAACTTTCAACGACAAATATCTAATAAGTACACGAGATGATCACATTTGATCTCTTCTACTTATTATACTGCACAACTCTCTGGTGTTGTTATTTAATTGGTATTTTTGcgtctctgctctgctgctgtgacacatTAACGTCCCGCTGGAGATGAGCAGAGTCATTTATTAATCTAGAAACTGCATCAGATAACTGGCTAATGGCAGCGATGCATCTGACTgtaatttaaaagttaaacgatatttcactttttttatttcaaatgtcattAAAAGACAAAACCAACAGTCTGTAAATCTCTTTCCCGCTTCAAGCCCATTTTCTCCAGTTGAAAACATAAATCTTTACAGACAGATCACAAATAATTACTTTTGTTTGTAGAAAAGACCAAACAACTTCTTAAAAACAACTGTGTGATGCAAATATTACTCAAGCATCAGTCAAAAGCAACTTTATGGTTTAAATTTGTTAAATTTGATTAAGGTTAAATCAAActttaaacacagaaaacatgtgTTTGCTGGATCAATTGATTGTTCATCCTTTTCAAGATTATAATGACAAAATCGCAAAAGCATTGAatgataaaagtaaaatatatctGCAGACTTTTCATTTAATAGAAATGCAAATATACTCGTTTTGATTATGATCCAGATAACCTGAGCAGCTCTGAGAAATAAATAAGTTGGCATCATTTCAGGCTCTGCACCTCACCTGCTCACTGGCCGGCGGCAGCTTGTGTGGGTCTTCAGTCAAACCAGTGAGATCGTCCACTATGGGCTGTAAGTGTGTGATCTCTCCCAGCATGGCGATCTCTACAGTCTGGAGCAAGAAAACAAGGATGCATTGAATTAAACCGCCCTTTGTGTTTTTACTCTCTATTCTCTGCTGTGCAAAGAGCAGCTCACCACCACAGACTGCAGCAGGGTGATGAATGAACAGTAACGGCTTCTCTCCTCCAGCAGGGCTCTGCGCACCGCCTgcttctccgtctcctccatCAGCAGGTACAGGTCACTCACGTCCTGCATGGCACTGTCCAGCTGGGGGCGCAGGTTGCCCCGGCCTGGGAGGAGGCGaagcgaggaggggggggaagaaTAGATGGGAGGAGGGTTGAGACaagatagaggaggaggaggaggaggaggaggaaagttgGAATGGAGGGAGATAATGGATGTGtacacagaggagggaggaggtaaaaaaaaatggagatgATTAGAACACATGGTGATAAATTGCTCGTGTACTAGCGGTCAACGCACTGACAAACATTCTGATGGTTCATGGGAATGAGGGGATGAGTCGGCGATTCCGAGTTGATGCAAAGCAACTGGTGGTGACTCCTGAAATGAATGTGATGCCACAGTGACACTGGATGATTGATGATAGACGGCaaaaggatgaagatgaagatgagcaATGAGAGGCCAAATTCTTCACTTGAGAAAAGACACGCTGCcagataaatgttttttttcaccctGAAGTTTAATAGCATCTGCAGTGCCTCAgcatttttggttaaaatctcaaAGAGTGCCCTCACTGTCCGTCTCTCACATATTTATCTCTTATATCCACAATTCTGTCCTTCTACACATCTACCTGCCAATCttatatctatctatttaaTATGTATCCACTGTATATCTAACTACCTTATATCTATTCATCTTACATCTATCCATCTGACTATCTTCTACATCTGATacctatatatacacacatcttATGTCTATCTACCTTATATCTATCCAACTTATATCCATCTTCCATCTGTCttacatctatccatctatctatctatctatccatccatctatctatcttctaCCTCTGATACCTAGCTATAAGTtttctatctacctatctatccgTCTCTCCAACTAACAACACTGTCACAGTCTGTAGCAGACAACACGTTGAACATCTGTCTGACACCGGTCTGTGTGTTGAACACTTCATCACGTTAATTGGCTGATCTTCCAGCGTACCTGAGGTTTAATGGGCCacaaattaaacacacagaGCCGCCGAGGATCTGACAGCCTGCCACTTAATAGGTTCTTAAAAACGGAAGTTTAAGTCTGTGCTGAGACACTTAGTCATCATCCCGGAGCCAAATGTCAGCTCGTGACAAGATGATTTTACTAACGGGCATGAGAGATTGTCACACTGACGGGAAGCCAAAGGAACTGAATTGGCAGTTTCTTACTATATTCAAAAGGCATTTATCATATTAAAAAGGAACAGGTCGGGCGAACACTGTCATATCTCTGGAATAGATCAGTGTCAATGTTCATTTTAAGAGTAAAGTcatagactttaaataaagatggacgacataactGTTttgcaaaagtgaagccaaaaagcGTCTTGATTACCCCGTGGTGGCTGCTAGCAACATAGATTATAAaccagctcctccatgttagtggatggggcaTGGGCACTAAATTTCTGGGAAGTGGGAGGATTGGGAGACATGTGTCCacctttacatacagtctataaGTAAGACCTGTGCTTTTCCTGCTGTGACCTGGTCCCGTTCTCTTACTcctgtgtagtgtttattatttattgttacgAATTTGGGGGAAATCATTCGTAAGATATTTACAAAGAATGCATTGCTTGAGGTTTGGATTAAAATGACGTTCAGACAATTTCTTGCCGTTAGGtgagaataaaaacacatcactcTCTTGTCTGTCTATATATAGTTTGCATATGTACCTGTACAGGCATGAAAGTGGCATCAATCTTTTTATGtaatttttattataaaaatttCTTTAACCACAAATGCTAAGACAACGCAGGGTTTTCTTTGACTGGCAGTTTCACCTGAAGATGGTTATGATACTTTTGAAACGATCTTTTCATTGAAAAGTTCTCATTCAAGGTTAAGTTTGGCCAACATACCCAGAAGCTCTGCAGCCAGGGTGGGAATAGAGCAGGGGTTGCAGGGACaggcgagaggaggagagacaggagaaCAGGCAGTGTTAGCTCCATCAAATCAGGACACATTGCAGAAGAGTGGCCAAGGCCACGGGTGAGATTTCACCATGAAAATAGCAGTTTGATTACAACCAGCAGAAGGGGCTGTTTCAAGCCCAGCCAGGAAAGAAGAATATTTCTTTGGCTTATGATTAATAAATCATTATGATTAATAAATCATCCaaaagctgtggaggagcatCTGAAACCGTGCCAGgccttttgatttgatttgaggtgTCATTTTCAGCTCCACACTCTAGATGGCACCAGTTCAATCTGAAACATTGGTACAGCAGCCAAGCAGAAACCAGCAGAGTTTCACAACAGGTCCTTTGGTCAACAGGTGGGTTTTTCTCACCTTTTCTTGCTTTTTTCTGGAGCTTGACGGTGTCCAGAGACTTCCTTTTAATCTCCTGGCGAGAGCGCTTGTATTCTGAAGAGAACAAGGCAAAGCCAGAGCTGTGTCACCTTCTCTCCAATATGCACGTTACTTAAAAAGAGAATCACATCACTGGTGCTCGCTGGGTGTTCACCTTTGGCGTGGTCTTTGTCCAGCAGATTTGCCGTCTTCTTCCATTCCTCTAATCTGTCCTGCAGCGGCGTAACCAGACCTTCCATAAGAGCACTGCAGCCAcaggaacaacaaacacagattaaTGACACACATAAAAACTCAGCCACACAAATTACCAAGTATCGGCTTGTGTATAtgcaatatttcaatatatgtgtatgtaaagTATATTTAGTGTATTTGTATGCAAGTAAAAAACAGTGGTTGAGTAAGTACTTACTTAAGGAAAAGTACTAGTAAATAGGCAGAAAAGTACTCTTTAACCACTTGAATAAAAGTAAGTGAGTACTTACTTTTAAATCTACCtgaagtattaaaagtaaaatattttctGATATATGTGGTGTAGTAAAAGGGAAAAGTACCCAAAGATGAAATCACTCAAGTAAATCAAAGGTACATACGTACTTAagatgtactttgttacatcccaccactgAGTAGGGATAGATATAGTAGTATATTACACATGTAAATTTATGCAATGATTTGTTAACGTTGCTAtgatcatctctctctctctttcttcaatAGGCTGCTGAGTGCTTTTCTGGGATCTGGTTTGAATCTCATTGACCtttgtgataaataaaaaaaacacacttactTGGTGAAATGGCGCAATTTGCCCTCGATGCTGCGGTGTCGCATACACATCCTCGTCAGAGCGGAGCCAATGTCCCTGGTGGCACCttgagaaagacaaacagaaaaatgaAGAGTTAAGCATTACACATGATAGATTCGTTTCCTGCTGCCGCCACTAGGTGGACCTGCCCAGGCTGTGGAACCCGAGAGCAGAGCCTGTAAATGTCATATTTGTCTGTGAAACTACACGTGACGCACTAATGGAAACTAAAATCCTACACCGAGTCCTTCCAGGTCCAGAAAATGTGCATTCCCCCCCCCGACACTTCATTACGTGCACGATTCTTGCCACCAGCTCGTGTGACTTGCTTACTGTACTTTTCCTCTCTGTTGAAGTGTAATTAAAATGGGGTCTTAATCTCCTAAGGCCCAGGCTGCTCCACTGTCTTACTGATGGTTAGCAGCCTGGTGTAATACATGGCGGCGCTGATCCTGTTGCAATCTGGGCCACATAGGGCTAATCTGAGGGTCtctcaccacagacacacacagacacacacagacacacacagacacacacagacacacacagacactc
Above is a genomic segment from Pleuronectes platessa chromosome 7, fPlePla1.1, whole genome shotgun sequence containing:
- the mtss1la gene encoding MTSS I-BAR domain containing 2a isoform X1 yields the protein MESVEKECGALGGLFQAIVNDMKSSYPVWEDFSAKATKLHSQLRTTILAAVAFLDAFQKVADMATNSRGATRDIGSALTRMCMRHRSIEGKLRHFTNALMEGLVTPLQDRLEEWKKTANLLDKDHAKEYKRSRQEIKRKSLDTVKLQKKARKGRGNLRPQLDSAMQDVSDLYLLMEETEKQAVRRALLEERSRYCSFITLLQSVVTVEIAMLGEITHLQPIVDDLTGLTEDPHKLPPASEQVIRDLKGSDYSWSYQTPPSSPSSANSRKSSMCSLLQMPSAGAHRLSSVSSHDSGFVSQDANTHSKPPSPMPSDITSQKSTSSASSEASETCQSVSECSSPTADWAKLSSCEPSLASTLQRRRESVEKMRDLEAPPSPHGYSGMQPDDSHRGRPGPASKHGEPLSPAASTLAMVLTRGLSMEHQQKSSRDSLQYSSGYSTQTNTPSCSEDTIPSQGSDYECYSLNGDADSEGQADFDKSSTIPRHSNIAQSYRRMIQTKRPASTAGLPAGKTLQGTPNGAGGSSSGAITSGTATIRRTPSSKTGVRRTPSTSGPIPIRPPIVPVKTPTVPDSPGYGSPSLHGTGSEEFLYGDDLSANDYMRASPKRMSLPDTTWGLGGGGGGGGGGDRTVYAQQAAGMAAHSAEEDPLLAANRHSLVEKIGELAASAHALGEGQFPFPSLLLGEAAQHAPQDLSSVTQEDLDVLVSIRRGVRLRKTVTDDRSGPRILR
- the mtss1la gene encoding MTSS I-BAR domain containing 2a isoform X2; translated protein: MESVEKECGALGGLFQAIVNDMKSSYPVWEDFSAKATKLHSQLRTTILAAVAFLDAFQKVADMATNSRGATRDIGSALTRMCMRHRSIEGKLRHFTNALMEGLVTPLQDRLEEWKKTANLLDKDHAKEYKRSRQEIKRKSLDTVKLQKKARKGRGNLRPQLDSAMQDVSDLYLLMEETEKQAVRRALLEERSRYCSFITLLQSVVTVEIAMLGEITHLQPIVDDLTGLTEDPHKLPPASEQVIRDLKGSDYSWSYQTPPSSPSSANSRKSSMCSLLQMPSAGAHRLSSVSSHDSGFVSQDANTHSKPPSPMPSDITSQDWAKLSSCEPSLASTLQRRRESVEKMRDLEAPPSPHGYSGMQPDDSHRGRPGPASKHGEPLSPAASTLAMVLTRGLSMEHQQKSSRDSLQYSSGYSTQTNTPSCSEDTIPSQGSDYECYSLNGDADSEGQADFDKSSTIPRHSNIAQSYRRMIQTKRPASTAGLPAGKTLQGTPNGAGGSSSGAITSGTATIRRTPSSKTGVRRTPSTSGPIPIRPPIVPVKTPTVPDSPGYGSPSLHGTGSEEFLYGDDLSANDYMRASPKRMSLPDTTWGLGGGGGGGGGGDRTVYAQQAAGMAAHSAEEDPLLAANRHSLVEKIGELAASAHALGEGQFPFPSLLLGEAAQHAPQDLSSVTQEDLDVLVSIRRGVRLRKTVTDDRSGPRILR